The sequence CGGCACGTTCATCACACCGGCATATTCATGATGTCCTGGTAGGCCGCGACCAGCTTGTTGCGCACCTGCACGCCCAGCTGCAGCGAGACCGATGATTTCTGCAGATCGACCATCACATCATTCAGGCTGATGCCCGGCACGCCCAGTTCGAAATCCTGCGCCTGCTTGCGCGCCGTTTGCTGGGTCTCGCTGATCTTGCCGAGCGCCGCAGTCAGTTCGCTGGCGAAGCTGACGCCCTGCGGCGCCGTATTCTGCCCCATCTTGCCGGCCTGAACCGCCATGGTCTGCATCTGCTGCAGCACCCCTTCAATGCCCTGAATCGCCATCTGGTCCTCAATCATCTCGTCACGCCGGGTGACGTTTC comes from Serratia sarumanii and encodes:
- the fliE gene encoding flagellar hook-basal body complex protein FliE, producing the protein MAIQGIEGVLQQMQTMAVQAGKMGQNTAPQGVSFASELTAALGKISETQQTARKQAQDFELGVPGISLNDVMVDLQKSSVSLQLGVQVRNKLVAAYQDIMNMPV